One Phycisphaera mikurensis NBRC 102666 DNA window includes the following coding sequences:
- a CDS encoding YceI family protein, with product MIRPLFAVLAASLLLPASAADAEEVRYDFEDPKGVNGIAFINDSPLEPFVGFGKGVTGTVSFDPDAPGGFSGSISVAADTLQVTNEQMTQHMLSDGWLAASEGMTFDASFESVEQVSTTDAGATVLEVKGTMTYGSIEVDKTYTIEATIQKDGAAERGPKNRSGDLLVLRSDFTIDRTDFGIKPEMDGSEVAKKIYVMVRIVGYEAQ from the coding sequence ATGATCCGCCCGCTGTTCGCCGTGCTCGCCGCTTCGCTCCTCCTGCCCGCGTCCGCCGCGGACGCCGAAGAGGTGCGCTACGACTTCGAAGACCCCAAGGGCGTCAACGGCATCGCCTTCATCAACGACTCCCCGCTGGAGCCGTTCGTGGGCTTCGGCAAGGGCGTCACCGGCACGGTGAGCTTCGACCCCGACGCGCCCGGCGGCTTCTCCGGCTCCATCTCCGTGGCCGCCGACACGCTGCAGGTCACCAACGAGCAGATGACCCAGCACATGCTCTCCGACGGCTGGCTCGCCGCCAGCGAGGGCATGACCTTCGACGCGAGCTTCGAGTCGGTCGAGCAGGTGTCCACCACCGACGCCGGCGCCACCGTGCTGGAGGTGAAGGGCACGATGACCTACGGGAGCATCGAGGTGGACAAGACCTACACGATCGAGGCCACGATCCAGAAGGACGGCGCCGCCGAGCGGGGCCCGAAGAACCGCAGCGGCGACCTGCTCGTGCTGCGGTCGGACTTCACGATCGACCGCACCGACTTCGGCATCAAGCCCGAGATGGACGGCTCGGAGGTGGCGAAGAAGATCTACGTCATGGTCCGGATCGTCGGCTACGAGGCGCAGTGA